One Candidatus Omnitrophota bacterium genomic window, ACATAAAGGTCACCCACAAGCTTAGATACTCCGTAAGGTGTATGCCCCGTAAGGTCCGTAGACATGCTTTCATTGACTCCTACGACACCGTCATAAATGTATCTTTTCTCCTTTTCAATTAAGGCGATCTTATCAACGTTTTCGCCAAATGTTTTATTGGTTGAGCAATAGACAATAACCGTATCTTTGGATTTAGCCCTTGCTGCTTCAAGGACATTAAGGGTCCCAAAAGCATTGATGCTAAAATCTTCTTTAGGCATACGCACGCTAGAAGGAACTCCGGGCTGGCCTGCAGTATGTATTACCACATCAACTCCTTTACCTATTGCCTTTGCCACATCCTTCTCATCCCTGACATCCCCTTTTATAAGTTCAATATTCTTGAATTGCTGTAAATATTTCCAGTTAAATTCAACCGAATTCTTATCATAACCGAATATTTTAGAACGCATGAGATTATCAAGGACAATAACTTTATTTTTTGAATTTTGCTTTGAAAAAAACTCCGCACAGTGACTACCCACAAGCCCTGCCCCTCCGGTGACCAATACTCTCATTTCCTTAATCTCCTTTCAGTGATTATTTCACGATATTTCAAATAACTTAAGAATTGATATAATGCCGCATTGAAAGCGATCATAAAGCCGATAAAACCGTCTTTATAACCCCTTCTAGTAAAATAAGTGCGCATAAACCTGTCATAGCTCCTCCAGAGAAACCTGCCCAGGCGCATAGGCTTGTTTTGCGTAAGCCATTTTCGCGCTTCCCAGCTTGTTTGTTTATTCAGCTTAGTTATAAAATCTTCAAGGTTTCTATATGAATAATGAATAAGATCTGAATGAAGATGGCCGCAAGCGCCGTCCATAAAAGCCCGGGGATGCACTGCTGCTTCTTCATATCTGAATTTACTCTTCCTGAATAATTTAAGCTGCCCGCTAGGGTACCACCCCCCATACCTGACCCAGTAATTTCCTATATAATTCCTCCTAGGAACAGTAAAACCGTTCTCTTTAGGGTTATCGGACAATTTTTGGGCTATTTCATTTTTTAGCTCGGATGTGACTATTTCATCTGCATCAAGGCTTAAGACCCATTCATTAGCAGCTTTTGAATAAGCCCAATTCCTATGCGCGCCCTCAACTTCCATTTTCCTAATAAAGATTTTGTCCGTGTACTTGGCAGCGATTTCTCTGGTATGATCAGTACTCTGGTCATCAACAATGATTATCTCATCAGCCCAAAACACCGAATCAAGGCACCTGGACAATCGCTCTTGTTCATTTCTTGTTATCACAACCACAGAAAGCCTGACCTTATCAGTCATTAAACAATATCCTTGATTATTCCTGTTACGAATTTAATCTGCTCCTCAGTTATATACGGGAACATCGGCAGCGATAATATTTCGTCGCATACTTTCTCAGCAACGGCAAAATCACCTTTCTTATATTTCAAGTGAGCATAAGCCTTTTGTAAATGCAGCGGTATAGGATAATGAATGATGCTGGAGACGCCTGCATCAGAAAGCGCCCTGTGTATCTGATCTCTCTTTGCCGATCTGATAGCATAAACATGATAGATATGTTTTACAGAAGGCAGAGATACTGGGCAAACCACATTTTTGGCACTATTTAATTGGCTGTCATATATTTTAGCAGCTTCCTGCCGAAGGTTGTTCCATTTATCAATTCTTTTTAATTTTATCCTAAGCAGCGCTGCCTGGATAGTATCAAGCCTGGAATTGTATCCAATCATGGCATGCTCATATTTGGATATCCTGCCATAATCTCTTAACATGCATAACTTATCAAATACAGCCTTATTTTTCGTAACCACCATGCCTCCGTCACCCATTGCGCCGAGATTCTTAGAAGGATAAAAACTGAAACAACCGACATCGCCAATCTCTCCGGCAAACATGCGCCTGCCTTCCGGCATGGTTATACTGGCACCGTGTGCCTGAGCAGCATCCTCAATGACTTTTAAATTATGTTTATTGGCCAGTTGCATTATTTTAGGCATATTTGCCGGCTGCCCGTAAAGATGCACTACCATTATCGCCTTTGTTTTACGGGTTATCGCTTTTTCAATCTTGTTTACATCTATATTATATGTTGCCTCATCGATATCGACAAAAACAGGCTTTGCCCCCGTATAACTTACAGCTAAAGCCGAAGCAATAAATGTAAAAGCCGGAACAATAACTTCATCGAGCTGGCCGATATCCAAGCCTTTGAGAGCAAGAAATAAAGCAGCGGTACCTGAGCTCACGCCTAAAGCGTATGGGCAATTGCAAAAAGCAGCGAATTCCTTTTCGAACTCAACTAAATCCTGGCCCAGGATAAAATCACCCCTGTTGATAACCTTCTCTATCGCCAGAGATAATTCCCTTTTAATCTCTTCATGCTGTTTACTTAAATCGCAGAATGGTACATTCACATCAGCCTCCTTACGGCATCAAAAACCTGGTCCACCTGGATTGAATCAATGCACTCCTTGCTATGAACGCAATGAGCAAGCTTAAAATCCTTATAACATGGCCGGCAATCCAACTGGCGCTTCAATACTATATGTTCATCGTTTTTTGGATATGGTCCATAAACAACTTCACTTACCGGGCCAAAGATAGATACTGTCCTGATGTCTAAAGCAACCGCAATATGCAAAGGCCCGCCATCATTAGTAACTAAAACCCTGCACCTCTTCAACAATGCCGGAAGATCGGTTAAGCTTACTATGCCCGTAATATCCAAAGCTTTATTACGCATACATGAAAGCACCCCGGAAGTAATATCCTTCTCTTCCCGGCTTGCAACAATTATAACCTTAATATTAAATTGGTCAATAATTCTATCTGCCAGCTCTGCAAATTTCTCTGCAGGCCAGTGTTTTATATACGCATCCTTGCCCCAGCTCTGTCCGGCACCCGGGACTATGCCGATGACTGCTTCATCCGGCCCTATACCGTGGTTTAAAAGCAGAGAATCGATATTTTGCCGGCTTTCTTTGTTTATCTCCAGGCTCATCCTTTTATCCATAATTTCAATTCCGGATTCTCTGGCTAAATCTATATAATATTCCACCATATGCTTTTCATTGTAACCTTCAATATCCAAAGAGCGTGTAAAAAAACCCCTTTTCCTCTTAAAGTTATACCCTATTCTCTGCTTTATGTTCATCAATTTGGCGATTAGGCTGTATCTGTAGTCCAGAGAATAATCAATACAGGTATCGAATTTATATTTTTTTAACGCGCCGATCAAGCTGAATAATTTCTTTATGCCAGCCAAAGGGGATTCTTTAAAAATCCTCTTAAGATCGCCTCTATTTAAATCAATTACTGCATCCAAATAAGGATTGGTTTTCAACAGTGCGCCTACTCTCTGGTTGCACCAGTAGCCGATAAAACTCTCAGGATATTTCTCCTTTATCCCTTTTAAAACCGGCGTGGTAAATAAAACATCTCCGATACCGAAAGGATTTATTATAAGGAATCTCCTGGTATTACCTTTTGAAGTCGTCATCAAATCTCTCTATATCATCTTCCTCAAGGTAGCTGCCTGTCTGCACCTCGACGACCCTAAGGACTGAATTACCGGGATTCTCAAGCCTGTGTTTCTGGCCGATAGGCACATAAATACTGTTGTTTGCTTTTACCACTTTTGCCTTTCCGGAGGTCGTAACCTTGGCGCATCCGGAAACCACCACCCAATGTTCAGCCCTTTTTGTATGCCTCTGCAGGCTTAATCGTTTCTTAGGATAAATCTGAATAAGCTTTATTTTAAAACCAATTCCCTTCTGCAGTACGGTGAATTCTCCCCAGGGCCTTTTTTCCGTTATATGGGATATACATTCTTTACGCCTGCCCACTTTTAACAAATCAACTATCTTTTTTACGTCCTGAGCATTATTGTTGTTGCATACTAATATCGCATCCGGCGTATCTGCTATTATCAGGTCGCGCACCCCTACCGCAGATATAAACCTTGCCGAGCGGCTAAAAACACTCACCCCCCTGCAATTAAGGCCGAGAAAATCAGCTTTGGAGACATTCCCGCAGGCATCCTTGGGGAGTATTTTGGTTAAGGCATCCCAGCTGCCAAGATCAGTCCAATAGAAATCAGCCGGCACGAGCACGATCTTCTTTGAAAATGCCATTATACCGTAATCAACAGAGATCGGCTTAATACTGAACCATTTCTTCCCCACCTGCTCTATCTTCTTTACATCTTTAAATATTTGATACATGTCAGGAAGGAATTTTCTTAGTTCCTCCATAAAAACAGATGCCTTCCAAATAAAAATCCCGCTATTCCAGAAGAAACGTTTGTCTATCGCATATTTTTTAGCTAAGGCAAATGCCGGCTTTTCAATAAATTTGCTCACCTTAATACATTTGACCCCTAAGCCACTTAATGGCTTTGCTGTTTTTATATATCCGTAGCCGGTAGATGCGTCTTGGGGCTTGATCCCGATTGTCACCATGAAATCTTTCCTGGCGCATTTTATTGCACTTTTTATACAGCTGGAAAATTCCTTTTTGCCGCGGATATAATGATCAGAAGGCAGGACCAACATTACCGCTTCCTTATCCTTTGCCAATATCAGGCTGGCGGCAAGTGCGATAGCCGCAGCTGTATTTCTTGCATCCGGCTCAAGCACAATATTAGAATCAGGGACTTTCAGCGTCTTTATCTGGCTTTTTAATTCATACAAATAAAGCTTATTGCTTATTATAAATATATTCTCGGGTTCAATTATCCCGCTTAGCCGTATTATGGTATTCTGAAGCAAAGAATTGTTGCTTAAGACATGCATGAATTGTTTTGGTTCAAGCTCCCTGCTAAAAGGCCAGAACCGTGTTCCTGTGCCACCAGCTAAAATCACCGCATAATTCATAGCGCTAACACCTTTCTTACAGTATTAAAAACTTCTTCTACACTTATATCGGTTAAACTTCCGCCTTCAATTACTATTTTATTCTCTGTCCAGGGGCCCCATCTTCTTGGTGCCTTTGAAGGGATATCATTCCTGAATAATGCTATTACTTTTGTCCCGAGGCTTGCCGCTAAATGCATGGGCCCGCTATCCCCGGATATTAATAAGTCAGCGCCTTTAATTATTTTTGCCAACTCAGGCAAGCTGGTTTTTCCGGTCATATCTGTTATAAGGCTATGCGGCGACCTGAATAGCCCGCCATACTTATTCAGCTCATCCCTACCGCCGACAATTACAACCTTTTTCTTAATCTCATTTACTATCCTTAAAACAAGCTCCTTAAACCTCTCCAGAGGCCATTGCTTAATATTATCGCTGGTCCAGGGATGAATTACAATAGTATTGTTGCCGGGAACCGGGCCAATATCAATATGCGAATCAAAACTTCTGCTTGTGGCACCGATCAAGGAAACCAGCTCAAGATTATATTCGACTTCATGCCTATCTCCGGTATATTTACGGTCAGGGATTTTACGGTTAAGCAAAAAAGGCCACTTCCGGTCAAACCCTACCCTAACAGGTATCCCGGCAAGAAAGTTTATTAAATTGAGTTCCTGCGAAGGATTAAATACTATACTTATGTCAAATTTCTTAACTGCAAGTTTTCTGGAGAAATTTAATATTTCGAAAAAACTATGTTTATGGTTATTCCAGGTGATCACCTCCCCGGCTTCATTAATAAATCCGGCTAACTCTTTAACAT contains:
- a CDS encoding NAD-dependent epimerase/dehydratase family protein, producing the protein MRVLVTGGAGLVGSHCAEFFSKQNSKNKVIVLDNLMRSKIFGYDKNSVEFNWKYLQQFKNIELIKGDVRDEKDVAKAIGKGVDVVIHTAGQPGVPSSVRMPKEDFSINAFGTLNVLEAARAKSKDTVIVYCSTNKTFGENVDKIALIEKEKRYIYDGVVGVNESMSTDLTGHTPYGVSKLVGDLYVQEYSHIYKMKTAVFRMSCTYGTRQFGFEDQGWVAWFIIAALFNKPITIYGNGKQVRDMLYVDDLVDAFNKFINSDLERGLFNIGGGPDNTISLLEFLDQLESATGKRPKTEFSDWRPSDQKVYITDTAKVKKELKWDTKVSVKSGINKLIDWVKDNESYFS
- a CDS encoding glycosyltransferase family 9 protein, yielding MAKKNILLFRNDRFGEFLLIIPCIRAIKEAFPDAGITLVCNPYVKELAGFINEAGEVITWNNHKHSFFEILNFSRKLAVKKFDISIVFNPSQELNLINFLAGIPVRVGFDRKWPFLLNRKIPDRKYTGDRHEVEYNLELVSLIGATSRSFDSHIDIGPVPGNNTIVIHPWTSDNIKQWPLERFKELVLRIVNEIKKKVVIVGGRDELNKYGGLFRSPHSLITDMTGKTSLPELAKIIKGADLLISGDSGPMHLAASLGTKVIALFRNDIPSKAPRRWGPWTENKIVIEGGSLTDISVEEVFNTVRKVLAL
- a CDS encoding mannose-1-phosphate guanylyltransferase/mannose-6-phosphate isomerase encodes the protein MNYAVILAGGTGTRFWPFSRELEPKQFMHVLSNNSLLQNTIIRLSGIIEPENIFIISNKLYLYELKSQIKTLKVPDSNIVLEPDARNTAAAIALAASLILAKDKEAVMLVLPSDHYIRGKKEFSSCIKSAIKCARKDFMVTIGIKPQDASTGYGYIKTAKPLSGLGVKCIKVSKFIEKPAFALAKKYAIDKRFFWNSGIFIWKASVFMEELRKFLPDMYQIFKDVKKIEQVGKKWFSIKPISVDYGIMAFSKKIVLVPADFYWTDLGSWDALTKILPKDACGNVSKADFLGLNCRGVSVFSRSARFISAVGVRDLIIADTPDAILVCNNNNAQDVKKIVDLLKVGRRKECISHITEKRPWGEFTVLQKGIGFKIKLIQIYPKKRLSLQRHTKRAEHWVVVSGCAKVTTSGKAKVVKANNSIYVPIGQKHRLENPGNSVLRVVEVQTGSYLEEDDIERFDDDFKR
- a CDS encoding glycosyltransferase family 9 protein — protein: MTTSKGNTRRFLIINPFGIGDVLFTTPVLKGIKEKYPESFIGYWCNQRVGALLKTNPYLDAVIDLNRGDLKRIFKESPLAGIKKLFSLIGALKKYKFDTCIDYSLDYRYSLIAKLMNIKQRIGYNFKRKRGFFTRSLDIEGYNEKHMVEYYIDLARESGIEIMDKRMSLEINKESRQNIDSLLLNHGIGPDEAVIGIVPGAGQSWGKDAYIKHWPAEKFAELADRIIDQFNIKVIIVASREEKDITSGVLSCMRNKALDITGIVSLTDLPALLKRCRVLVTNDGGPLHIAVALDIRTVSIFGPVSEVVYGPYPKNDEHIVLKRQLDCRPCYKDFKLAHCVHSKECIDSIQVDQVFDAVRRLM
- a CDS encoding glycosyltransferase family 2 protein produces the protein MTDKVRLSVVVITRNEQERLSRCLDSVFWADEIIIVDDQSTDHTREIAAKYTDKIFIRKMEVEGAHRNWAYSKAANEWVLSLDADEIVTSELKNEIAQKLSDNPKENGFTVPRRNYIGNYWVRYGGWYPSGQLKLFRKSKFRYEEAAVHPRAFMDGACGHLHSDLIHYSYRNLEDFITKLNKQTSWEARKWLTQNKPMRLGRFLWRSYDRFMRTYFTRRGYKDGFIGFMIAFNAALYQFLSYLKYREIITERRLRK
- a CDS encoding DegT/DnrJ/EryC1/StrS family aminotransferase → MNVPFCDLSKQHEEIKRELSLAIEKVINRGDFILGQDLVEFEKEFAAFCNCPYALGVSSGTAALFLALKGLDIGQLDEVIVPAFTFIASALAVSYTGAKPVFVDIDEATYNIDVNKIEKAITRKTKAIMVVHLYGQPANMPKIMQLANKHNLKVIEDAAQAHGASITMPEGRRMFAGEIGDVGCFSFYPSKNLGAMGDGGMVVTKNKAVFDKLCMLRDYGRISKYEHAMIGYNSRLDTIQAALLRIKLKRIDKWNNLRQEAAKIYDSQLNSAKNVVCPVSLPSVKHIYHVYAIRSAKRDQIHRALSDAGVSSIIHYPIPLHLQKAYAHLKYKKGDFAVAEKVCDEILSLPMFPYITEEQIKFVTGIIKDIV